A portion of the Dethiosulfovibrio faecalis genome contains these proteins:
- a CDS encoding Hsp20/alpha crystallin family protein: MRRYLVPRSTGRSVMDPFSFMDNAMRTMFRDFDETFRGEENRSLAPNMDLYRKEGKITLVMDLPGISKEDIDLKVYKDRIEVRAQRKEYCTDEEDCLHNERFYGSLARMITLPAEIDCDSVQANYTDGVLKIEVDELKTGGEGKTIAIEG; this comes from the coding sequence ATGAGACGGTATTTGGTTCCTCGTAGCACGGGAAGGTCTGTCATGGATCCCTTTTCCTTCATGGACAACGCGATGAGGACGATGTTCAGGGATTTCGACGAGACATTCAGGGGAGAGGAGAACAGATCACTGGCCCCTAATATGGACCTTTATAGAAAGGAAGGCAAGATCACGTTGGTGATGGACCTTCCGGGAATCTCAAAGGAGGACATCGACCTCAAGGTCTATAAGGACAGAATCGAGGTCAGGGCCCAGAGAAAGGAATACTGCACCGACGAAGAGGACTGTCTCCACAACGAGAGGTTCTACGGATCTCTGGCCAGGATGATAACCCTTCCGGCCGAGATAGACTGCGATTCCGTGCAGGCGAACTACACCGACGGAGTTCTCAAGATAGAGGTCGACGAGCTTAAGACAGGCGGAGAGGGAAAGACGATAGCGATCGAGGGATAG
- the buk gene encoding butyrate kinase yields MRLLAINPGSTSTKIALFEDGTQLWDDTQRYDSDVIGRFPSVEAQEDFRLDEIKKALKEKGAEIADLDGVVGRGGLLRPIPGGTYRVDEAMMEDMKEARYGSHASNLGAALARRLADEAGCPDNSFIVDPVVVDELVDEARLSGLPEIERRSIFHALNQKAIARTAADEMGKAYEDCSFVVAHMGGGISVGAHRGGRVIDVNNALDGDGPFSPERAGTLPTGGLVKLCFGGTVTEKDLRKKLSGKGGLVAHLGTNDLREVQRRMGDGDEKAGLVFRTMAYQVAKEIGSRAASLEGEVDAILLTGGLAYSDVFVDEIRRRVAFIAPVKVYPGEDELKALADGAYRVMSGKESPKVYEK; encoded by the coding sequence ATGCGACTGTTGGCTATCAATCCCGGTTCTACCAGCACCAAGATAGCTCTGTTCGAGGACGGAACCCAGCTCTGGGACGATACCCAGAGATACGATTCCGACGTCATAGGTCGGTTTCCGTCGGTCGAAGCTCAGGAGGACTTTCGTCTTGACGAGATCAAAAAGGCGTTGAAGGAGAAGGGTGCGGAAATAGCCGATCTGGATGGCGTCGTCGGAAGGGGAGGGCTTCTTCGGCCCATTCCCGGTGGCACATACAGGGTTGACGAGGCCATGATGGAGGACATGAAAGAGGCCAGATACGGTTCTCACGCAAGCAACCTCGGGGCGGCTCTCGCCAGACGCCTGGCCGATGAGGCAGGTTGCCCCGATAACTCTTTCATCGTGGATCCAGTCGTGGTCGACGAATTGGTCGACGAGGCCAGACTGTCCGGTCTGCCCGAGATAGAGCGTCGTTCCATATTTCACGCCCTCAACCAGAAGGCCATTGCCAGGACCGCCGCGGACGAGATGGGAAAAGCCTACGAGGACTGTTCCTTCGTGGTCGCCCATATGGGTGGAGGCATATCCGTCGGAGCCCACAGAGGAGGTCGGGTCATAGACGTCAACAACGCCCTGGACGGAGATGGTCCCTTCTCCCCGGAGAGGGCGGGAACCCTTCCCACCGGAGGACTCGTAAAGCTCTGTTTCGGAGGAACCGTGACGGAGAAGGATCTTCGCAAGAAACTGAGCGGAAAGGGCGGTCTGGTGGCTCATCTGGGGACCAACGACCTGCGGGAGGTCCAGAGAAGGATGGGGGATGGAGACGAAAAGGCCGGTCTCGTCTTCAGGACCATGGCCTATCAGGTGGCCAAGGAGATAGGTTCCAGAGCCGCTTCCCTGGAGGGAGAGGTGGATGCCATATTGCTCACCGGAGGTCTGGCCTACTCGGATGTATTCGTAGATGAGATTCGACGCAGGGTAGCCTTCATAGCTCCGGTAAAGGTATACCCCGGTGAGGACGAGCTGAAGGCTTTGGCTGACGGTGCCTACAGGGTTATGTCCGGTAAGGAATCCCCCAAGGTTTACGAAAAATGA
- the buk gene encoding butyrate kinase encodes MSYKVLAINPGSTSTKIAWFDDGSERWSETVRHDADRIASFSKTADQYLFRMETIEKAVEARGSSLDDLSCVVGRGGIIDPIPGGTYEVDQALLARLRSGKPWDHASNLGGILADAIASSRGIPAFIVDPVSVDELDDLARLSGLPELPRIPLNHALNVKATVRRAAKDLCVDWQNSKYVVVHMGGGMTICAHSDGKLIDFNSGNDFGPFSPERAGGMPAGDLVGLCFGGKTPMTDLKKRLAGKGGVFAYLGTSDMREVSERASSGDEKAELVRNAMSFQIAGAIGSMAAALSGDVTAILFTGGVAYDSEFVASVQRRVQWIAPCLVYPGEGEMEALAEGALRVLKGEEKARSYADTVKGVL; translated from the coding sequence ATGTCCTATAAGGTTTTAGCTATAAATCCCGGCTCTACCAGCACCAAGATAGCCTGGTTCGACGATGGTTCAGAGAGGTGGTCCGAGACCGTCCGTCACGATGCGGATAGAATCGCCTCTTTCTCGAAGACCGCCGATCAATATCTTTTCCGTATGGAGACGATAGAAAAAGCGGTGGAGGCCAGGGGCAGTTCTCTGGACGACCTCAGTTGCGTGGTAGGCCGAGGAGGGATAATAGATCCGATTCCCGGTGGAACCTACGAGGTGGACCAGGCGCTTTTGGCGAGGTTGAGGAGCGGCAAGCCCTGGGACCATGCCTCTAACCTGGGAGGAATCTTGGCCGACGCAATAGCGTCTTCGAGGGGTATCCCAGCTTTCATAGTGGACCCGGTCTCGGTGGACGAACTGGACGATCTGGCTCGTCTGAGCGGCCTGCCCGAGCTGCCAAGGATCCCCTTGAACCACGCTCTGAACGTCAAGGCCACGGTCAGAAGGGCAGCGAAGGACCTCTGCGTCGACTGGCAAAACAGTAAGTACGTGGTGGTCCATATGGGAGGCGGAATGACGATATGCGCCCATAGCGACGGCAAGTTGATCGACTTCAACAGCGGGAACGATTTTGGTCCCTTCTCTCCTGAAAGGGCCGGAGGCATGCCGGCGGGGGACCTGGTAGGACTCTGTTTCGGAGGAAAGACCCCTATGACCGATCTCAAAAAGCGGTTGGCTGGCAAGGGGGGGGTATTCGCCTATCTCGGCACCAGCGATATGAGAGAGGTCTCCGAGAGAGCGAGCTCCGGAGACGAGAAGGCGGAGCTCGTCCGAAACGCGATGTCGTTTCAGATAGCCGGAGCTATCGGCTCCATGGCGGCCGCTCTTTCGGGAGACGTGACGGCGATTCTCTTCACTGGTGGGGTAGCTTACGATAGCGAGTTCGTCGCCTCCGTTCAAAGAAGGGTTCAGTGGATAGCCCCCTGTCTCGTCTATCCCGGAGAGGGAGAGATGGAGGCCCTTGCGGAGGGGGCCTTGAGGGTGTTGAAGGGCGAGGAGAAAGCCAGGTCCTATGCAGATACGGTGAAAGGAGTTCTGTGA
- a CDS encoding DEAD/DEAH box helicase, producing the protein MGNTLATTAFDRYELREELLSALAAKGFDSPMPVQEQVLESEKRDGDLVVQARTGSGKTLGFLLPLLNELPRETATPRILVLSPTRELAQQIAGEAEWLGRYMGITTASLVGGMDMERQIRDLRRGSALVVGTPGRTMDHIRRRTLKTDTIQTIVLDEGDTMLDMGFRDDIEAILNTLPDPHRTWLFSATMPDEVASLTKRYLDSPSWITLCHDEDQHEDITHRAYLVPSGKRQEGLVNVLLWENPEMGLIFCHTKAGTVETMERLQEEGFAASALHGDMSQLERNSVMNAFRQGRIPYLVATNVAARGLDVQGVSHVIQIGLPDNLETFVHRSGRTGRAGQEGRNLLILTPRERGRFKAMLRASSMDLKWANVPDVSEIAKVQRGLRESALLDGGEPDQENLAWADELLGMMAPRDLVARLLGSYVKGLPNGYDLRKSLQDELENRRSGRDRGDRFSGRDRNRSSRRNENRGNRSSFRGRAKSIKLSKGRIDQDWSVGRILATVCQALNVDRNEIGNIRMRENHTEVELGPIAADRMNGDGANRLSKWGLMDGSSQNQARNTQSSQGRRRWER; encoded by the coding sequence ATGGGTAACACTTTAGCTACAACCGCTTTTGATCGCTACGAACTTAGAGAAGAACTTCTGAGCGCCCTTGCCGCAAAGGGATTCGACTCTCCCATGCCGGTACAGGAACAGGTCCTGGAATCGGAAAAAAGAGACGGAGACCTGGTCGTACAGGCCCGCACGGGAAGCGGGAAGACCCTCGGTTTTCTACTTCCCCTTCTGAACGAACTGCCCCGGGAAACAGCTACTCCTAGAATACTGGTACTATCCCCCACCAGAGAGTTGGCCCAACAGATAGCAGGAGAGGCCGAATGGCTCGGCAGATATATGGGTATAACCACCGCGTCTCTGGTCGGAGGCATGGACATGGAACGCCAGATAAGAGACCTTCGCAGAGGTTCGGCCCTCGTAGTAGGAACCCCGGGCAGAACGATGGACCACATACGGAGAAGAACCCTCAAAACCGATACAATCCAGACCATCGTCCTCGACGAAGGAGATACCATGTTGGACATGGGCTTTAGGGACGATATAGAGGCCATTCTCAACACCCTGCCCGATCCCCATAGAACATGGCTTTTTTCCGCTACGATGCCGGACGAAGTTGCCTCCCTTACGAAAAGATATCTGGACTCTCCCAGCTGGATAACCCTATGTCACGACGAAGACCAGCACGAGGATATAACTCACAGGGCCTACCTCGTTCCCTCAGGAAAGAGGCAGGAGGGACTCGTGAACGTCCTCCTGTGGGAAAACCCCGAGATGGGCTTGATCTTCTGCCATACCAAGGCGGGAACGGTGGAGACCATGGAACGGCTTCAGGAAGAGGGATTCGCCGCCTCGGCCCTTCACGGAGACATGAGCCAGCTGGAGAGAAACAGCGTTATGAATGCGTTTCGGCAGGGAAGAATTCCCTATCTAGTGGCCACCAACGTCGCAGCCAGAGGACTCGACGTACAGGGAGTATCCCACGTCATACAGATAGGCCTGCCGGACAACCTGGAGACCTTCGTACACAGAAGCGGTCGAACCGGAAGGGCCGGTCAGGAAGGCAGAAACCTACTCATACTGACTCCCAGGGAAAGAGGCCGTTTCAAAGCGATGCTCAGAGCCTCGTCGATGGACCTCAAGTGGGCCAACGTGCCCGACGTATCCGAGATAGCCAAGGTACAGAGAGGACTCAGGGAAAGCGCTCTTTTAGACGGAGGTGAACCGGATCAGGAGAACCTGGCCTGGGCGGACGAGCTTCTGGGCATGATGGCTCCAAGAGACCTGGTAGCCAGATTGTTGGGAAGTTACGTCAAGGGCTTGCCTAACGGCTACGACCTCAGAAAATCCCTTCAGGACGAGCTCGAAAACCGCCGCTCCGGTAGGGACAGAGGGGACCGCTTCTCCGGGAGAGACCGGAACAGATCCTCGAGACGAAACGAAAACAGAGGCAATAGAAGCTCTTTCCGTGGAAGAGCCAAATCCATAAAATTATCGAAGGGACGGATCGATCAGGATTGGTCCGTAGGAAGAATCCTCGCGACCGTCTGTCAGGCACTCAACGTGGACAGAAACGAGATCGGCAATATCCGCATGAGGGAAAACCACACTGAGGTGGAACTCGGCCCTATAGCCGCCGATAGAATGAACGGAGATGGAGCCAACAGACTCTCAAAATGGGGCCTCATGGATGGGTCCTCGCAAAACCAGGCAAGAAATACCCAATCCTCTCAGGGTCGGAGACGTTGGGAAAGATAA
- a CDS encoding bifunctional enoyl-CoA hydratase/phosphate acetyltransferase, giving the protein MKNLDFLFDACTDSGVKKIAVACPYGEDTLEAVCEAQKRGLVQAVLVGESERIKAKASELGLSLDCFEIVEEGDDYSATERTVKLVSSGKADLLMKGLVKTATLLKAVLNKEWGLRSGALLSHLVFVEVPPLGRVLGITDGGMNMYPNLTAKAEIIRNAVGCYHSLGVECPKVAALAAVESVNPDMTATIDAASLTMMAARGQIEGCLIDGPLALDNAVSPEAAAIKKIDSPVAGKADLLVVPDIEAGNLVGKTAMFLAGCRTAGVILGARRPIVMTSRFDSMDTKLLSIALGAAIS; this is encoded by the coding sequence GTGAAAAATCTGGATTTTTTGTTCGACGCTTGTACCGATTCGGGAGTGAAGAAGATCGCCGTGGCCTGTCCTTATGGAGAGGACACTTTGGAGGCCGTCTGCGAGGCCCAAAAAAGAGGTTTGGTCCAAGCGGTCCTCGTGGGCGAGTCCGAGAGGATAAAAGCCAAGGCTTCCGAGCTTGGGCTTTCCCTGGACTGTTTCGAGATCGTCGAGGAAGGTGACGACTATTCCGCCACGGAGAGGACGGTCAAGCTGGTCTCTTCCGGGAAGGCCGATCTCCTCATGAAGGGACTGGTCAAGACCGCTACTTTGCTCAAGGCGGTATTGAACAAGGAATGGGGACTTCGGTCCGGAGCTCTGTTGTCCCATCTGGTCTTCGTAGAGGTCCCCCCGTTGGGCAGGGTTTTAGGTATAACCGACGGCGGGATGAATATGTACCCGAATCTCACCGCTAAGGCGGAGATCATAAGGAACGCCGTTGGGTGCTATCATTCTCTCGGTGTCGAGTGTCCGAAGGTGGCGGCGCTTGCCGCTGTCGAGTCGGTCAACCCTGATATGACTGCCACCATAGACGCCGCTTCTCTTACCATGATGGCCGCCAGAGGACAGATCGAGGGATGTCTCATCGACGGGCCTCTGGCCCTGGATAACGCGGTTAGCCCCGAGGCTGCCGCGATAAAGAAGATAGACTCTCCCGTGGCTGGAAAGGCCGATCTGCTGGTCGTACCAGACATAGAGGCGGGGAATCTGGTCGGAAAGACCGCCATGTTTCTGGCCGGTTGCAGGACGGCAGGGGTCATATTGGGAGCCAGACGTCCTATCGTTATGACCAGCCGTTTCGACTCCATGGATACCAAGCTTCTTTCCATCGCTTTAGGAGCCGCGATTTCCTGA
- a CDS encoding 2-hydroxyacid dehydrogenase: protein MKVVLLESLGISEESLERLAASLKKDGHDFSSFPRSDDRDENISRLSGVDVAMIANMPLSGEVIAGADSLKMISVAFTGYDHVDMKVCTERGVAVSNCAGYSTDSVAELALGLSVAVCRNILPCDRAVRDGATKAGLLGNEIAGKTVGIVGTGAIGCKVAKIFRVLGCPVLAYSRTERDDLKELGVSYVTLEELMASSDIVSIHVPCNDQTVGLIGEEKLAMMKPSAILINTARGPIVDNDRLAEALTSGRLSGAGIDVFDMEPPIPKDYPLLKAPNCVLTPHVAFATPEALEKRAVMAFDNVCAWISGNPRNLVY, encoded by the coding sequence ATGAAGGTAGTTCTTCTCGAGTCTCTGGGGATTTCGGAAGAGTCTCTGGAAAGGTTGGCGGCCTCGCTTAAGAAGGACGGACACGATTTTTCGTCTTTTCCGAGGTCAGACGATCGAGACGAAAACATATCCAGGCTTTCCGGTGTGGACGTGGCTATGATAGCGAATATGCCTCTTTCCGGCGAGGTCATAGCCGGAGCCGATTCATTGAAGATGATCTCCGTAGCTTTCACCGGGTACGATCACGTGGATATGAAGGTCTGCACGGAAAGAGGCGTAGCTGTGTCCAACTGCGCCGGATATTCCACCGATTCCGTCGCGGAGTTGGCCTTGGGGCTGTCCGTAGCGGTATGCAGAAACATCCTACCCTGCGATCGCGCAGTCCGTGACGGTGCAACTAAAGCGGGGCTTCTGGGCAACGAGATAGCCGGCAAAACCGTGGGGATCGTCGGAACCGGGGCTATCGGCTGTAAAGTAGCGAAGATCTTCCGCGTTTTGGGGTGCCCGGTTTTGGCGTATAGTCGAACCGAGAGGGACGACCTCAAAGAGTTGGGAGTGAGCTACGTTACCCTGGAAGAACTTATGGCTTCCAGCGATATCGTGTCGATTCACGTTCCATGCAACGACCAGACAGTCGGCCTGATCGGAGAGGAAAAATTGGCTATGATGAAGCCCTCGGCGATACTGATCAACACCGCCAGAGGCCCTATAGTCGATAACGATCGATTGGCCGAGGCCCTGACGTCGGGGAGGCTTTCCGGAGCCGGGATAGACGTGTTCGACATGGAACCTCCTATCCCTAAGGATTACCCTCTGCTGAAAGCTCCCAACTGCGTTCTTACTCCTCACGTGGCCTTCGCTACTCCGGAGGCGTTGGAGAAGAGGGCCGTTATGGCGTTCGATAACGTCTGCGCCTGGATATCCGGTAACCCTAGAAATCTGGTTTACTGA
- a CDS encoding metallophosphoesterase, protein MNRWLAGACRLLGTVYVPEEVMDRPGEFLLHISDTPSSFFPDLRKIISKISPAWVVHTGDLVDQIKLEAYPARIECYRNKLRTLSEILDEAVARGDFQAMISMGNHDDLYSVKEMFSHCHITEGTGFFSASGWNFVVSHYSWRIPDFPDMVGLCGHDLSYPSGDIRCLNGVKDIHLFSLKTGGVYRIPYPGYIDDQRQLKRRIGL, encoded by the coding sequence ATGAATCGTTGGCTTGCAGGTGCCTGCAGGCTCCTGGGTACGGTTTACGTTCCGGAGGAGGTTATGGATCGTCCAGGGGAGTTCTTGTTGCATATATCCGACACTCCGTCCTCCTTTTTTCCCGATCTAAGGAAGATTATATCTAAGATCAGTCCGGCCTGGGTGGTCCATACGGGAGACCTGGTGGATCAGATAAAACTGGAGGCATATCCCGCTCGTATCGAGTGCTACAGAAATAAGCTAAGGACTCTGTCAGAAATTTTAGATGAGGCCGTGGCCAGAGGGGATTTTCAGGCCATGATATCTATGGGAAACCACGATGATCTTTATTCTGTGAAGGAGATGTTTTCCCATTGTCACATAACGGAAGGTACCGGTTTTTTCTCAGCTTCCGGATGGAATTTCGTCGTTAGCCACTATTCCTGGAGGATTCCCGACTTTCCCGATATGGTCGGGCTATGCGGACACGATCTGTCCTATCCTTCCGGAGATATACGCTGTCTCAACGGCGTAAAGGATATTCACTTGTTTTCGTTGAAGACCGGAGGTGTTTACAGGATCCCCTATCCCGGATATATAGACGATCAGAGGCAGCTCAAGAGACGAATAGGTCTTTAG
- a CDS encoding bifunctional enoyl-CoA hydratase/phosphate acetyltransferase, which yields MEQLRSLSALLEYAKKIGAEKGKKKISVAKADDPGLLTALEDARVSGIADFYLVGDEKAIKAAAEKVGVDVANYEIVDACSEPEIALEAVKLVSSGKADVYMKGQIHTNHFLRGMLNKEVGLRRGKNTISHCYFHQVKGFDRIFFIADAAFNMYPDLSQKAQIIQNTVNLARAFGVECPKVAVLAAVEVVNPDMPATLDASALAQMNARGQIKNCIVDGPFALDNAVSEESAKTKGISSPVAGKADVFLVPNIDAGNMLAKAIVYFSENETAGMILGAAAPIILTSRADSPRAKLMSIAAAVVHADFGK from the coding sequence ATGGAACAGCTTCGTTCGTTGAGTGCCTTGTTGGAGTACGCCAAGAAAATCGGCGCGGAGAAGGGCAAGAAAAAGATCAGCGTGGCCAAGGCCGATGATCCCGGTCTTCTGACCGCGCTGGAAGACGCCAGGGTTTCCGGCATAGCCGATTTCTATTTGGTGGGAGACGAGAAAGCCATAAAGGCGGCGGCCGAGAAGGTCGGAGTCGATGTGGCAAACTACGAGATCGTCGATGCCTGTAGCGAGCCGGAGATAGCCCTTGAGGCGGTAAAGCTCGTCTCCTCCGGCAAAGCCGATGTCTACATGAAGGGACAGATCCACACGAACCATTTCCTTCGCGGTATGCTCAACAAAGAGGTCGGGCTGCGCAGAGGAAAGAACACCATCTCCCACTGTTACTTCCATCAGGTAAAGGGATTCGACCGCATATTCTTCATCGCCGACGCGGCCTTCAACATGTATCCCGACCTCTCTCAGAAAGCCCAGATCATACAGAACACGGTCAACCTCGCCAGGGCCTTCGGAGTGGAGTGTCCCAAGGTCGCGGTTCTTGCTGCGGTAGAGGTCGTCAACCCCGATATGCCGGCCACCCTGGACGCCTCCGCCTTGGCTCAGATGAACGCCAGAGGTCAGATAAAGAACTGCATCGTCGACGGTCCTTTCGCACTGGACAACGCTGTGAGCGAGGAATCGGCCAAGACGAAGGGTATCTCCTCTCCTGTGGCCGGCAAGGCCGATGTGTTCCTGGTTCCCAACATAGATGCGGGTAACATGCTGGCCAAGGCGATCGTCTACTTCTCCGAGAACGAGACCGCCGGAATGATCCTGGGAGCGGCCGCTCCCATCATCCTCACCAGCAGGGCCGATTCGCCCAGAGCCAAGCTGATGTCCATCGCCGCCGCCGTGGTCCATGCGGATTTCGGCAAGTAG